In the Aromatoleum bremense genome, one interval contains:
- the lepA gene encoding translation elongation factor 4: MQHIRNFSIIAHIDHGKSTLADRLIHFCGGLSDREMEAQVLDSMDLERERGITIKAQTAALQYTAKDGQVYNLNLIDTPGHVDFSYEVSRSLSACEGALLVVDASQGVEAQTVANCYTAIEQNVEVVPVLNKIDLPAADPESARKEIEDVIGVDASEAVLCSAKTGLGIEDVLETVVRRVPPPKGDPNAPLKALIIDSWFDNYVGVVMLVRVVDGVLKPKDRILLMANGAQYPCDQVGVFTPRSVGRPQLSAGEVGFIIAGIKELQAAKVGDTVTLATRPASEPLPGFKEIKPQVFAGLYPVESSEYDQLRDSLEKLRLNDASLQYEPEVSQALGFGFRCGFLGLLHMDIVQERLEREFDMNLITTAPTVVYEVVMNSGEVIRVENPAKLPDQSKIAEIREPIITATIFLPQDYVGPVITLCNLKRGAQVDMRYHGRQVQLIYDLPMNEVVMDFFDKLKSVSRGYASLDYEFKEYRAADLVKLDLLVGGEKVDALSVIVHRASAQYRGREVAAKLRGLIPRQMFDVAIQSAIGSHIIARETIKALRKNVLAKCYGGDISRKKKLLEKQKEGKKRMKQVGNVEIPQEAFLAVLRVDEGK, translated from the coding sequence ATGCAACATATCCGAAATTTTTCGATCATCGCCCACATCGATCACGGCAAGTCCACGCTGGCGGATCGGCTCATCCATTTCTGCGGGGGCTTGTCCGATCGCGAGATGGAGGCGCAGGTTCTCGATTCGATGGATCTCGAGCGCGAGCGCGGAATCACGATCAAGGCCCAGACGGCCGCGCTGCAGTACACGGCCAAGGACGGGCAGGTCTACAACCTCAACCTGATCGACACGCCGGGCCACGTGGATTTTTCGTACGAGGTCAGCCGCTCGCTGTCGGCGTGCGAAGGCGCGCTGCTCGTCGTCGATGCCTCGCAAGGCGTCGAGGCGCAGACCGTGGCGAACTGCTATACCGCGATCGAGCAGAATGTCGAAGTCGTTCCGGTCCTGAACAAGATCGATCTGCCGGCCGCCGATCCCGAGAGCGCGCGCAAGGAGATCGAGGACGTGATCGGCGTCGATGCGTCCGAAGCGGTGCTGTGTTCAGCGAAGACCGGGCTCGGCATCGAGGATGTGCTGGAGACCGTCGTGCGCCGCGTGCCGCCGCCGAAGGGTGACCCGAACGCGCCGCTGAAGGCGCTGATCATCGACTCATGGTTCGACAATTACGTTGGCGTCGTGATGCTGGTGCGCGTCGTCGATGGTGTGCTCAAGCCCAAGGACCGCATCCTGCTGATGGCCAACGGCGCGCAGTACCCGTGCGACCAGGTCGGCGTGTTCACGCCGCGGTCCGTGGGGCGCCCCCAACTTTCGGCTGGCGAGGTCGGATTCATCATCGCCGGGATCAAGGAACTGCAGGCGGCGAAAGTCGGCGACACGGTGACGCTCGCGACGCGCCCGGCGAGTGAGCCCCTGCCCGGCTTCAAGGAGATCAAGCCGCAGGTGTTCGCCGGACTTTACCCGGTCGAATCGAGCGAATACGACCAGCTGCGCGATTCGCTCGAGAAACTCCGGCTCAACGACGCCTCGCTGCAGTACGAGCCGGAAGTCTCGCAGGCGCTCGGTTTCGGGTTCCGCTGCGGCTTTCTCGGCCTGCTGCACATGGACATCGTGCAGGAGCGGCTCGAGCGCGAGTTCGACATGAACCTCATCACCACCGCGCCGACGGTGGTGTATGAAGTGGTGATGAACAGCGGCGAGGTGATCCGCGTCGAGAACCCGGCGAAGCTCCCTGACCAATCGAAGATCGCCGAGATCCGCGAACCGATCATCACCGCGACGATCTTCCTGCCCCAGGACTACGTCGGGCCGGTCATCACGCTGTGCAACCTCAAGCGCGGCGCTCAGGTCGACATGCGCTACCACGGTCGTCAGGTGCAGCTGATCTACGATCTGCCGATGAACGAAGTCGTGATGGACTTCTTCGACAAGCTGAAATCCGTTTCACGCGGCTACGCGTCGCTCGACTACGAGTTCAAGGAGTACCGTGCAGCCGATCTCGTCAAGCTCGACCTGCTGGTCGGCGGCGAGAAGGTCGATGCCCTGTCGGTGATCGTCCATCGTGCCTCGGCGCAGTACCGCGGGCGCGAGGTCGCGGCGAAACTGCGCGGACTGATTCCGCGCCAGATGTTCGATGTCGCGATCCAGTCGGCGATCGGCTCCCACATCATCGCCCGTGAAACGATCAAGGCGCTACGCAAAAACGTGCTCGCCAAGTGCTATGGCGGGGACATCTCGCGCAAGAAGAAGCTGCTCGAAAAGCAGAAGGAGGGCAAGAAGCGGATGAAGCAGGTGGGCAACGTGGAGATCCCGCAGGAAGCTTTCCTCGCCGTGCTACGGGTCGATGAAGGCAAATGA
- a CDS encoding glutaredoxin family protein, protein MSAVRELVVMSREWCHLCHDLLDELGPLATELGWTLRVLDVDADPELEARWNELVPVVLGGDTELCRYRLDAAAVRAYCRRFPLESAP, encoded by the coding sequence ATGAGCGCGGTGCGCGAGCTGGTGGTCATGAGTCGCGAGTGGTGCCACCTGTGCCACGATCTGCTCGATGAGCTCGGGCCGCTCGCGACGGAGCTCGGTTGGACGCTGCGCGTTCTCGACGTCGATGCCGACCCCGAACTCGAGGCACGCTGGAACGAACTGGTCCCGGTCGTGCTCGGCGGCGACACCGAACTGTGCCGCTACCGGCTCGACGCGGCGGCCGTTCGTGCCTATTGCCGACGTTTTCCGCTAGAATCCGCGCCTTAG
- a CDS encoding DegQ family serine endoprotease, with amino-acid sequence MTSWSTVFRCLVAVVMSSLMPIAVAAVSLPDFTELVQRQGAAVVNISTSQSPKEGTALFPGFDENDPMFDFFRRFIPRKPELPRADPENRSLGSGFVISADGYILTNAHVVDAADEILVRLVDKREFRARVIGADTRSDVALIKIEATDLPRLVIGDPDKLKVGEWVVAIGSPFGFDHSVTAGIVSATGRSLPDENFVPFIQTDVAINPGNSGGPLFNLRGEVVGINSQIYSQTGGFMGLSFAIPINVAMDVQQQLRTTGRVQRGRIGVAIQEVTRVLAESFGLPRAAGALVSAVEPDGPAARAGVEQGDVIVSFGGKSVEASADLPRIVAASRPSSRVNVRVYRNGEPRELSVTVGEWQDDAPARTRRSERPQPAPNKLGLVVAEPTPAQRREREVEHGLIVERVQGAAARAELQRGDFILALVSGGRQVPLKSVAAFTRAVAGLKDGQQVTLLVQRGEGTSYVTLQAGE; translated from the coding sequence ATGACGTCGTGGAGCACGGTGTTTCGTTGTCTGGTCGCGGTCGTGATGTCGTCGCTGATGCCGATCGCGGTCGCCGCCGTATCGCTGCCGGACTTTACCGAGCTCGTGCAGCGCCAAGGCGCCGCTGTCGTGAATATCAGCACGAGCCAGTCGCCGAAAGAGGGCACGGCGTTGTTTCCGGGTTTCGATGAAAACGATCCGATGTTCGATTTTTTTCGTCGCTTCATCCCCCGCAAGCCCGAGCTGCCGAGGGCAGATCCTGAAAACCGCTCGCTCGGTTCGGGGTTCGTCATCAGTGCCGACGGTTACATCCTCACCAATGCACACGTCGTCGATGCGGCGGACGAAATCCTGGTCCGGCTCGTCGATAAGCGCGAATTCCGCGCCCGGGTGATCGGCGCGGACACGCGCAGCGATGTCGCTCTGATCAAGATCGAGGCGACGGACTTGCCGAGGCTCGTGATCGGCGATCCGGACAAGCTGAAGGTGGGCGAATGGGTCGTCGCGATCGGGTCGCCGTTCGGTTTCGATCACTCCGTGACGGCAGGGATCGTCAGTGCGACCGGCCGCAGCCTTCCCGACGAGAACTTCGTCCCGTTCATCCAGACCGATGTCGCGATCAATCCGGGCAATTCCGGCGGCCCGCTATTCAATCTCCGCGGCGAGGTCGTCGGCATCAATTCACAGATCTACAGCCAGACGGGCGGGTTCATGGGGTTGTCGTTCGCGATCCCGATCAACGTCGCGATGGATGTCCAGCAGCAGCTGCGCACCACCGGCCGCGTGCAGCGTGGGCGGATCGGGGTCGCGATACAGGAGGTGACGCGCGTGCTCGCGGAGAGCTTCGGTCTGCCGCGGGCCGCAGGGGCGCTCGTGAGTGCGGTCGAACCCGACGGCCCGGCAGCCCGTGCCGGCGTGGAACAGGGCGACGTCATCGTGAGTTTCGGCGGCAAGAGCGTGGAGGCATCGGCTGATCTGCCCCGTATCGTCGCAGCGAGCCGGCCCTCCTCGCGTGTCAACGTGCGGGTGTACCGCAATGGCGAACCGCGCGAACTGAGCGTGACGGTCGGCGAATGGCAGGACGACGCGCCCGCCCGTACGCGGCGCAGCGAGCGCCCGCAGCCGGCGCCAAACAAGCTGGGTCTCGTGGTCGCCGAACCGACGCCGGCCCAGCGGCGCGAGCGCGAGGTCGAGCACGGACTGATCGTCGAGCGCGTGCAGGGCGCTGCCGCGCGCGCGGAATTGCAGCGTGGCGACTTCATCCTCGCGCTGGTGTCGGGTGGCCGGCAGGTCCCGCTGAAATCGGTCGCGGCCTTCACGCGCGCCGTCGCAGGGCTCAAGGACGGCCAGCAGGTGACGCTGCTCGTGCAGCGCGGCGAGGGGACTTCCTACGTGACGCTGCAGGCGGGCGAATGA
- a CDS encoding SoxR reducing system RseC family protein, with protein MIEARAVVTRAENGEAWVRIDDRPGGCGRCDEPGGCRSTGLAYALKAPDKVFRLPNRIGAEAGDAVRIRIDDAAPLRGALLGYGLGVVLLLVGAALGTGWAAEGQGDLFALTGGVGGLAASVALNRFVLRSAKLRQAFDVEMVREPASCGHQAGTSS; from the coding sequence ATGATCGAAGCCAGGGCTGTGGTTACCCGCGCGGAAAACGGCGAGGCGTGGGTTCGCATTGATGATCGTCCGGGAGGATGTGGCCGCTGTGACGAGCCGGGCGGGTGCCGCTCGACCGGGCTTGCCTATGCGCTGAAAGCGCCCGACAAAGTGTTCAGGCTGCCGAACCGGATCGGTGCCGAAGCGGGCGACGCCGTACGCATCCGCATCGACGACGCTGCTCCTCTGCGCGGTGCCTTGCTCGGCTATGGCCTGGGCGTCGTCCTGCTCCTCGTCGGCGCGGCGCTCGGCACCGGCTGGGCGGCCGAAGGGCAGGGCGATCTGTTCGCGCTGACCGGAGGCGTTGGAGGCCTTGCCGCGTCGGTGGCGTTGAATCGCTTCGTGCTACGCAGCGCGAAGCTGCGCCAGGCGTTCGACGTCGAAATGGTGCGGGAGCCGGCGTCGTGCGGGCACCAGGCGGGAACGTCCTCATGA
- a CDS encoding MucB/RseB C-terminal domain-containing protein, producing the protein MRGFAAALGLCLLFAQTQVLAQAPSDPVSWLGRIATAGQRLTYSGTFIYQSGKNFETSRISHMVDAGGTEHERLEVLDGSPREVIRTNSEVRCVLPDQKIVIIDQPGGQRAFPARLPASFGSLTENYRIRKGESSRVAGLDAQLIILEPKDDLRYGHLLWAEVQSGLLLKARTIDERGEIIEQFTFGDVKIGGEIATEAFKPRYVKDDRWRVVRAHGVEVGKEESGWVLTTPLPGYSMMSIVRRPIGRDRAEVLHFVFSDGLAAISVFIEPLAPDGAVNSAGPLAPSGAINTYKRVVAGHLVTTLGEVPLRAVQRLGDGIEPVAR; encoded by the coding sequence ATGAGAGGTTTTGCCGCTGCGTTGGGTCTGTGCCTGCTGTTCGCCCAGACTCAGGTTCTGGCGCAGGCACCGAGCGACCCCGTATCCTGGCTGGGGCGCATCGCCACTGCAGGACAACGCTTGACCTACTCGGGAACCTTCATCTATCAGTCGGGCAAGAATTTCGAAACCTCCCGGATCTCACACATGGTCGACGCGGGTGGGACGGAACACGAGCGGCTCGAGGTACTCGACGGAAGCCCTCGCGAGGTGATCCGGACCAACAGCGAAGTGCGATGCGTCCTGCCGGACCAGAAGATCGTCATAATCGACCAGCCGGGCGGCCAGCGCGCGTTTCCCGCACGACTTCCGGCATCGTTCGGGAGCCTCACCGAGAATTACCGCATCCGCAAGGGCGAATCGAGCCGCGTGGCCGGGCTCGACGCGCAGCTCATCATCCTGGAGCCCAAGGACGACCTGCGATACGGCCATCTGTTGTGGGCCGAAGTCCAGTCCGGCCTGTTGCTCAAGGCTCGCACGATCGACGAGCGTGGCGAGATCATCGAGCAGTTCACTTTCGGCGATGTGAAGATCGGCGGCGAGATTGCGACCGAGGCCTTCAAGCCGCGCTATGTCAAGGACGACCGATGGCGCGTCGTCCGTGCCCATGGGGTCGAGGTGGGAAAGGAAGAGAGCGGCTGGGTGTTGACCACGCCGCTGCCCGGGTACTCGATGATGTCGATCGTGCGACGTCCGATAGGGCGTGACCGCGCCGAAGTTCTCCATTTCGTATTCAGTGACGGCCTTGCCGCAATCTCGGTGTTCATCGAACCGCTGGCCCCGGATGGTGCCGTCAACAGTGCGGGGCCGCTGGCACCGAGCGGTGCGATAAACACGTACAAGCGCGTCGTCGCCGGCCACCTGGTCACGACGCTCGGCGAGGTTCCTCTGCGGGCAGTCCAGAGGTTGGGCGACGGGATTGAGCCGGTCGCGCGATGA